The Bdellovibrio sp. ZAP7 DNA segment AGCCTTGTGCAACTTCTTGAATTAATTGGAACACGCGATTCGTATTTTCAACAATCGCTTTTAAGGATTTTTCACTGTCAGCTGCCAAACCCACGCCAGTCTCGCTTTTCGTGTTGGCCTCATTAATTAGTCCTGAAATTTCTTTTGCAGCTTCAGCACTTTTTTGCGCAAGCGCACGAACTGCATCTGCAACAACTGCGAATCCTTTTCCTTGTTCGCCAGCGCGCGCGGCCTCAACCGCAGCGTTCAACGCCAGAAGATTTGTCTGAAATGCGATGTCATCAATCATCACCAAGATCTCTGTGATCTTTTTCGAGTTTGTCGAAATTTCTGACATGACACTGATCAAAGATTGGATCTTTTGTTGGCCATACAACACGGCTTCCTGACCATCTTTGGAGATTTTGGCAGCTTCTGTAGAGCTGTCGGAATTCTTGCGAACCGTTTGGGTCAAGTCTTCCATGGTGGCCACGATTTCTTCGAGCGCTGCTGCTGTGCTGGTCGTGTTACTTGAAATAGATTCGCTTGATTTCACTAGACCCTGAGTACGACTTTCCACGATGTGGGAGCTGGAATCCAATCCATCAGCGACATTTCGTAAAGAATTTTGCACGCTACGGATATTCAAAACACTGGTCAGCAAACCCAGCAAAACAAAGAAACTTGTAACGCCAATAATTGCGTAAAATGTGATTTTGAAAAGCTTTGCAGCAGATTCAGCCTTATCAACACCCATCATATAGCTGGCGTCTGTGAGGGCTTTCAGTGATTTGTAAGCGGCTTCATAGTGTTTTGCAGAACTGTCTTGAAGAATCTTTTCTGCTAAAGAGTTGTCTTCTTTATCCAAGGCGGCTTTGAATTTGTCGCTTTCGGTTTGATAGTTATCCCAGGAAGCGATGAATTCCTCATAAGATTTACGAAGAGAATCTGTCGTCAAAAGTGGCTCTAACACTTTTGAATAGATCGTGATGTTACCCATTAAAGAATCCATCTCTTCGATGACCAATTTTCTTTCATCTGTGCTTTGAGTTGCGAGTAGATTGAACTCAAGCTTGCGGTATGTGACCACATTGATATTGATGTCTGCGGTTTTACCCACGATCGGGAGCCAAGTTTCAGCAACTTCGGAGGTCACCGTGTTCTGGGATTTTAATTCAAAGAGTGAAAAGGCATTTGTCAGCACACAAATGAGGGTGAGTAGTGCGGTAATGAATAAAAAGCGGCCTTTCAAAGAGAGCTTAGACATTTCGTCCTCCGAAGCTCTTTGTCGGCTCTTTAACAGGTAACCATAGGTCCAGTTCTCATATATCCAAAAAATTTGAATGGGGACACAGTTGACCAAGGTCCTAAAGACCCCTAAATTGGATTTCAGGAGTTCCCATGCAAAAACAGATGGTTCTATTGTACGTATTTTGTGTCGTTATATTCTTTGTAGTTAACGTCGTCGTATCTTAAGACCCGACTAGTTTTTCATATTATAGATATCAGGATAATTTCTTCCGATTTCCTCTGAATCCATTCCGTATCCAATTACGTAACGATCATCGATTGTTTTGCCAATGTAGTCAGCTCTGATAGGTAGTTCACGACGGGCTGGTTTATCAAGCAATGTCACGATTTTTAAAGATGCGGGAGCAGACGCGAACAGACGGCTTCTTAGGAAGCTCAAAGTGCGGCCTGTATCGATGATTTCTTCAACGATCAATACGTGTTTGCCAGCGATGTTCACGGAAATATCTTTAACGATTTTAATCGCGCCACCGCGCTCAACTGCTTGCACGTAAACGAAATCAACCTGCTGAGGAAGATCTACTTTTCTCATCAAGTCCGCTGTTAAGTGCATGGAACCGCGCAAAGGGCAGATAAAGATAATTTCTTTCCCTTCGTAATCGCTTTCAATTTGTGAAGCCAGTTCAGAAACTAGCTCTGCGATTTCTTCTTTAGTGATGAAGGGAACCATTTGTTCTTTAAGTTGTGCCATGTTCTGCGCCTCTGATTTTACAAATCAATTGATGTAATGCCTGCTGCTTGCGCCATCTTCAGATAACGAAGAGCTTCGGGGTGTTGTGGGTCCCGAATAAGGATATTCTCCCACTGTTCAGTGGCTTCAGCAATGTTGTTTGAGTTGTAGTAGATTGCCCCAAGCTTTAGGCGAGCTGGAATTAGGTGCGGGTACTCGCGGATAAGGCCTTTCAAATCTTTGATGGCTCTTTCCGTTTGATTTAACTGTACGTTAACTTCAGCGATACGCAAAGTGATCTCTGCCTTGCGGCTGGACAGCTTCTGCGCCTTTAAAAGTTGTTCCAAAGCTTCGTTGTAGCGCTTGTATTGATAGTACAAGTCAGCCAATTCCTCGTGTTTAGAAGCAAGTTTTTCATCAACGAATGGATCTTGTTTGCCGGACTTTTTATCCAACTGGGCCTGTGCATCCAGGAAAACCTGTTTGCCTTCGTCGTATTTACCCAGATCATTCAGAATGATCGACAACCCCACGCTGGCGTCAGTGTAAGTAGGATCAATTTCCAAAGCGCGCTTAAAAGTTTTAATCGCTTTGCTGAATTGGCCTTTGTCATAAGCAATCGTCGCCAGCATCTGATAAACCTCGGGATTGCGAGTGTTTTGCAGAAGCATTTGATTCAAAATGGGTTCAGCCATTTTGTAGTTCCCGTTGATAAAATATCCACGGGCTTCAGAGATCATATCGTCTTGAAGAGAAGAGATCACTTCATCTCCTTTTCAGCCTGTTTTAATTCAGAGCTGCCAGGGAAATCGCTGGAAAGGATCGCCATATATTTATTTGCTTTTGGATCGTCACCGATCTTTTTCGCAGAAATTACAATGCGTGAAAGTGCGCGAGCATCAAAACCCAAGTTTTTATAGTTCGAGTAAAGACCTTCATAGCGTTTCAAAGCGCTGTCATAGATCTCGCGGATGAAATAGAAGTTACCGATATAATCTTCTTTTTCGGCCAGCATTTTGATTGTTGCAGAACGCTTTTCTTTGGCTTCCGCCACGTACTCAGAGTTCGGATATTTCTTAATCAAATCGCTAAGATTGATAATAGTATCATTCGCCAAAGTTAAATCGCGGTCGATAGAAGATGGCAGCTGATTATAGTAGCTCATCCCCAAACGGAATTGAACATAGTCAGAGTTTGGAACTGTCGGATGAAGTTCTTTGAACATTTGATACGCCACTTGAGCTTCAGCGAAAGATTCCTGCTTATAGTAAACATCTGCGATTGCAAGTTCTGCTTTCGTCGCAAAGTTGCTGTAAGGGAATTTGTTTTTAACTTCGGTATAACGACGGATCGCTTCCTCGTAACGTTCTCCCTTATCGAATTCCTCAGCAATAGCGAAGGCACCGTCTGGAGTGTCAGAGTTTTTTTCCATTGTGGAGCATGCAGAAAGTAAAAATCCTGATGCGCAAATAAGTGTCATGACTCGGAGCGTTTTTAGCATGCCGTTATCATATTTTGGTCCAGAACCCACTGTCAATGAAGCGACTCATGGCGCACTGCTATCAGAGTCAATTGGTACGAAGAACAGCAGATTTTTTCACCCAACCCGTGATTGAGCCAGGATATGTGACTTGGACCCAGTCATTGTTTTCATTTTGAACAATAACTTCCATGCCACCATACAAATCCAAAAGGGCCACTTGGTTGTCGCCCGGAGCAGATTGCAGGGACACTTTGTCATCCACAACTGTCGCGCGAACGATGGATTGGTCATACATTTTTAAGCTCAAAAGTGTGAGTGAAACCAGGAAGCACAATGCCAGGAAAGTTCCAATCATCGGGAAGCCCGGCAGAGCTTTTTCTTCTGCCAAAGCGCGACGCCGCTGCCCCATAAATCCAATCAAAATCCATCCCGCTGCGAAGAGGAAAAGAGCCGTCATGATCAGATAAGCAATCACAGAAACTGGCGCTAAAAGTTTTGCGCGAACGCTCTCATAAGTTTCGATTTGATGAGGGATTTCTTTGATTTCCATTTGCGTTAACGCAAACTTTAGTCCAGCTCGGGCTGGTGTTAACTCGGGGTCGCTATTGAGCGCTTTTCGAAATAAACCGATCGCCAGTGGTTTTTTACCCAATTGAAACTGGGCTAAAGCCAAGTTTGTGAGTGTAGTTGCGTTATGAGGATCCTGCTCAAGGGCTTTGGCGAATGCGTCACGGGACTGCTCGTACTCTTTTGCTGTGTAATGCTGAGTTCCTTGCTTAAAGAGCGCAGCAAAATCGGCGTCTTGAGTCCAAGCTAAAGTGGGCAAAACAAGAGTAAAAAAGAACACAATGAGTCGCGTTGTCATAGTCTCGAAGTTTAGCTGGGTGTCTTGTCTTAGTCCAGAGCGAAGAGTAAACTGGACGGGCATTTCAAATAACATGGAGATGAAGGATTTTATATCTCCGCGAAAGGTATTATGAGCTCTCTTGTAGGCCATCAGATTCAGCAATCCGAAAAAGTAAATTCTTTGATCAAAGATCTTGTCGGTGAAGTTACAAAATTAAATTCATCTCTTGAAGGCATTCGTGCCCCGCAAGACGCAAACAAAGAAGCTGGAAAGCAAAAAATTGAACAAACTGGATTGTTGCGTGGTCGTCCATTGCATTACCAATACATGGGTTCAGGCGCAGGACGTGGTCCTTACGTTGAGCTTGAAGACGGCAGCGTAAAACTTGATTTGATCAACGGCATCGGGATTCACTTGATGGGTCACGCACATCCTCGCGTGATGACAGCTGCGGTGCGTGGTTCTCTTGCTGACATTTTGAATCAAGGGAATTTGCAGCCGAACAATGAATATCGCTTGTTTACAGAGAAGCTGGTTCAAATCGCTTCTAAAAATTCACGTTTGAAGTATGCATGGATCGCGACTTGCGGAACTATGGCGAATGAAAACGCGGTTAAAATTTCTCGTCAAAAAAATTCTCCGGCTCGGTTTATTATGTCATTCAAAGATGCCTTCGCAGGTCGTTCAACGATGATGGCAGAAGTAACGGACAATCCAGCTTATAAACAAGGTTTGCCGGAATACCACGAAGTATTGCGCGTTCCGTTCTATGATAAACGCGATCCTAAGTCTGGCGAAAAAGCATTAGCTGCGATGAAAGAACACGTGGCAAAACACGAAGGCAATATCTGTGCATTCGGCTTTGAGCCAATGCTGGGTGAGGGCGGTTACCAAGCGGCTCCGCGTGAGTTCTTCGTTCCACTTTTGGAATACTGTAAATCTAAAAATATCGCAGTATGGGCTGACGAAGTTCAAACGTTCACTCGCACGGGTGAATACTTTGCGTTTGAAACATTGGGCTTGGGTCAATACATCGACATTTGCACAATCGCAAAGACAGCACAAATTGGCGCGACTCTTTACACTGAAGAGTACAACCCAAAACCAGGTTTGATCGCTGGTACTTTCTCTGGCGCTTCTCCTTGTCTGGCTGCTGGTGTTGAAATGTTGAACATGCTTTCTGAAGGCTTCTTGGGTCCTCAAGGTCGCATCCAACAAATTCACAAGCGCTTTATCGATGGCATCAACAAAATGAACGACACAACTTGCAAAGGCATTGCGACTGATGCAGGTGGTATGGGCTTGATGGTAGCTTTCACTCCGCATGACGGTAAGAAAGACAACGTAAATGCTTTCTTAAATAAGCTATATGCGAACGGCGTTATTGCATTCCCGTGCGGTAAAGATCCAGTACGTGCGCGTTTCTTGATCCCGGCAATTATTCAAGATCAAGACATTGATATCGCATTGAAGGTGATCGAAAAAACGCTTCTTGAAGGGGTGTAATTGGATTTCGTTGAGTCTTGCCGTCAGTTCATAGCTATCGACAGCACCCCCGCTCATGGTAACAAAGAGTTGGCGCGTTGGGCGGCTGCATTTTGTCGTCAGCGCGGACTGATCGTTGAAGAACAAGTGGAAGTTGTCGGGGACTTGGAGCAGATCAATATCATCGCTCGCCCGGCATCTTTATTAGAGCGTCCGGGTGCAGAGTTCCTGCTGCAAACGCATTTGGATACGGCAGACCCAGGGCCCTTTGCATTGTGGACTGAAACGGGGAGCAATCCCTACGATGCTCACATTATTGATGGTAAGATTTACGGTTTAGGTACAGCCGACGTAAAACTTGATTTCCTGTGCAAGCTTGAAGCCATGGCTTCCTTCGCAGGATCTCGTAACTGGCGCTTGCCACCGGTTTTGGTGGGTACGTTTGGTGAAGAGACAGGAATGCAGGGTGCGCTCAAATTGATTCGTAAAAACAAGGTCGCCGCAAAGATGGCTTTGATTGGTGAGCCCAGTGACCTGCAATTAGTTAACGCTGCCAAAGGTTTTGCGACTGTGGAGATCAGAGTTCCTTTTTCGGAAGAGGAAATTCGCTATCGCGACGAACACAATCTTCGCGAAAGTACGTCAACACAGTCGAAACTTTTCAGAGGTAAGGCTGCGCACTCTTCCATGCCTCATTTGGGCGAAAGTGCGATCACGAAAATGCTGGAGTATTTAACGATGCTTCCAGATACGGTGAACATCATGGAAATTGATGGCGGCATCAATTTTAATACAGTTCCGAGTAATGCATTTTTAGAGATCGATATGATCTCGACTGTAAAAACTCCGATTGCAACCAAGCTTGCGAATATTTATCGCGGTTTAAAGGAATTGGAAAAAGAGTTTTTAAAATATGAAGACAAAGAGTTCTTCCCAAGTACGCCGACTTTGAACATCGGTTTGGTGCGCACGAATGAAAATGACGTGCAGATCTCGGGAAGCTGCAGACTGCCACCTATCATTACTCATGAGATTTATGAGAAATGGATGGAGCAGCTGCGCAGTCTTTGTGAACAAAACGGCGCGGTCTTCAGCGTGAATGATTATAAAAAACCATTCCGCACAGAAGTAAATTCTATTCTGGTTAAAGGTTGTCTGGATGAATTG contains these protein-coding regions:
- a CDS encoding methyl-accepting chemotaxis protein codes for the protein MSKLSLKGRFLFITALLTLICVLTNAFSLFELKSQNTVTSEVAETWLPIVGKTADININVVTYRKLEFNLLATQSTDERKLVIEEMDSLMGNITIYSKVLEPLLTTDSLRKSYEEFIASWDNYQTESDKFKAALDKEDNSLAEKILQDSSAKHYEAAYKSLKALTDASYMMGVDKAESAAKLFKITFYAIIGVTSFFVLLGLLTSVLNIRSVQNSLRNVADGLDSSSHIVESRTQGLVKSSESISSNTTSTAAALEEIVATMEDLTQTVRKNSDSSTEAAKISKDGQEAVLYGQQKIQSLISVMSEISTNSKKITEILVMIDDIAFQTNLLALNAAVEAARAGEQGKGFAVVADAVRALAQKSAEAAKEISGLINEANTKSETGVGLAADSEKSLKAIVENTNRVFQLIQEVAQGSQEQSHGIEQVKQALTSIDESLQGVAASMGNVTSASEDMQNQAGELGTMMSQLHVLVGEKQKSNNENDFNNNEDQESSAA
- the hpt gene encoding hypoxanthine phosphoribosyltransferase is translated as MAQLKEQMVPFITKEEIAELVSELASQIESDYEGKEIIFICPLRGSMHLTADLMRKVDLPQQVDFVYVQAVERGGAIKIVKDISVNIAGKHVLIVEEIIDTGRTLSFLRSRLFASAPASLKIVTLLDKPARRELPIRADYIGKTIDDRYVIGYGMDSEEIGRNYPDIYNMKN
- a CDS encoding lipopolysaccharide assembly protein LapB yields the protein MISSLQDDMISEARGYFINGNYKMAEPILNQMLLQNTRNPEVYQMLATIAYDKGQFSKAIKTFKRALEIDPTYTDASVGLSIILNDLGKYDEGKQVFLDAQAQLDKKSGKQDPFVDEKLASKHEELADLYYQYKRYNEALEQLLKAQKLSSRKAEITLRIAEVNVQLNQTERAIKDLKGLIREYPHLIPARLKLGAIYYNSNNIAEATEQWENILIRDPQHPEALRYLKMAQAAGITSIDL
- a CDS encoding outer membrane protein assembly factor BamD is translated as MTLICASGFLLSACSTMEKNSDTPDGAFAIAEEFDKGERYEEAIRRYTEVKNKFPYSNFATKAELAIADVYYKQESFAEAQVAYQMFKELHPTVPNSDYVQFRLGMSYYNQLPSSIDRDLTLANDTIINLSDLIKKYPNSEYVAEAKEKRSATIKMLAEKEDYIGNFYFIREIYDSALKRYEGLYSNYKNLGFDARALSRIVISAKKIGDDPKANKYMAILSSDFPGSSELKQAEKEMK
- a CDS encoding SH3-like domain-containing protein; this encodes MTTRLIVFFFTLVLPTLAWTQDADFAALFKQGTQHYTAKEYEQSRDAFAKALEQDPHNATTLTNLALAQFQLGKKPLAIGLFRKALNSDPELTPARAGLKFALTQMEIKEIPHQIETYESVRAKLLAPVSVIAYLIMTALFLFAAGWILIGFMGQRRRALAEEKALPGFPMIGTFLALCFLVSLTLLSLKMYDQSIVRATVVDDKVSLQSAPGDNQVALLDLYGGMEVIVQNENNDWVQVTYPGSITGWVKKSAVLRTN
- a CDS encoding aminotransferase class III-fold pyridoxal phosphate-dependent enzyme; its protein translation is MSSLVGHQIQQSEKVNSLIKDLVGEVTKLNSSLEGIRAPQDANKEAGKQKIEQTGLLRGRPLHYQYMGSGAGRGPYVELEDGSVKLDLINGIGIHLMGHAHPRVMTAAVRGSLADILNQGNLQPNNEYRLFTEKLVQIASKNSRLKYAWIATCGTMANENAVKISRQKNSPARFIMSFKDAFAGRSTMMAEVTDNPAYKQGLPEYHEVLRVPFYDKRDPKSGEKALAAMKEHVAKHEGNICAFGFEPMLGEGGYQAAPREFFVPLLEYCKSKNIAVWADEVQTFTRTGEYFAFETLGLGQYIDICTIAKTAQIGATLYTEEYNPKPGLIAGTFSGASPCLAAGVEMLNMLSEGFLGPQGRIQQIHKRFIDGINKMNDTTCKGIATDAGGMGLMVAFTPHDGKKDNVNAFLNKLYANGVIAFPCGKDPVRARFLIPAIIQDQDIDIALKVIEKTLLEGV
- a CDS encoding M20 family metallopeptidase — its product is MDFVESCRQFIAIDSTPAHGNKELARWAAAFCRQRGLIVEEQVEVVGDLEQINIIARPASLLERPGAEFLLQTHLDTADPGPFALWTETGSNPYDAHIIDGKIYGLGTADVKLDFLCKLEAMASFAGSRNWRLPPVLVGTFGEETGMQGALKLIRKNKVAAKMALIGEPSDLQLVNAAKGFATVEIRVPFSEEEIRYRDEHNLRESTSTQSKLFRGKAAHSSMPHLGESAITKMLEYLTMLPDTVNIMEIDGGINFNTVPSNAFLEIDMISTVKTPIATKLANIYRGLKELEKEFLKYEDKEFFPSTPTLNIGLVRTNENDVQISGSCRLPPIITHEIYEKWMEQLRSLCEQNGAVFSVNDYKKPFRTEVNSILVKGCLDELRALGLKAEPTTQPSTNEASIFSRIGVECACFGPGKREGNVHTPQEHVAIEDLYKATEFYKKVIERFCL